The Mesorhizobium sp. INR15 region GACCCTCGGCGACATCGACGCCTTCGAGCGATTGCTCGTCACGCGGCGTGAGATAGCGTAACGCAATGATCGCCAGCGGTGTCAGCACCATGGAGATGATGACAATAGCGGTCAGGGTCGCATTGGCCTTGCCGTCGATGATGCCGACCGCTGCGGCGGCGGAATAGAGCACGAAGGCGAATTCCCCGCCTTGCGCCATGAAGACGGCGCGCTCAAGCGCCTCACGGTGTCCGGTTCTCAGGACGCGGGCGACGATGTAGATGCCAAGCGCTTTCATCACCATGTAGGCGACGACGTAGATGGCGATCAGCCGCCAGTTTTCGACCACGACATGCAGGTCGAGCGACATGCCGACCGCGAGGAAGAACAGGCCAAGCAGGATGCCGCGAAACGGCTCGATGTCAGCTTCCAGCTGGTGGCGGAAGGTCGATTCCGACAGAAGCACGCCGGCCAGGAATGCGCCCATCGCCATCGACAGGCCACTGAGCTGCATGGCGAGCGCCGAACCCAGAACGACGAGGAGTGCCGCTGCGGTCATCACCTCGCGGGCGCGGGCATCCGCCAGGATGCGGAAGAACGGATTGAGCAGGTAGCGCCCGGCCAGCACCAGGCCGACAATTGCCGCCAGGCCGATGCCGACCTCGGTCAGGCGCTCCGACACGCTGGTGTCGGCGCCGCCAGGCGCCAGGAACGCGATCAACGCCAGCAGCGGCACGATGGCGAGGTCTTCGAGCAGCAGGACGGACACTATGCGCTGGCCTTTTGGAGAGGCCATTTCCCCGCGCTCCTCAAGCAACTGCATGACGATCGCTGTCGATGTCAGCACGAAACCGGCGCCGGCAACGAAGGATTGGGCGATCGGGAAACCACCCGCTACGCCAACGCCGGTCAGCAAGACAGCGCAGACGCCGACCTGCAGTGCGCCAAGGCCAAAGATCTCACGGCGCAGGCCCCACAGCCGTGAAGGCTGCATTTCCAGTCCGATGATGAAGAGGAACATCACCACGCCGAGCTCGGCGACGTGAAGGATGGCTTCCGATTCGGAAAAGACGCCGAGGCTGAACGGACCAATCACCACGCCGGCGGCCAGATAACCAAGAATCGAGCCGAGGCCCATGCGTTTGAAGATGGGAACGGCGACAACGCCGGCCGCAAGCAGCGCCACTACCTGGACCAGATCGCTGCTCGATGCCTCTACCGCCATGCCTGCCGTTCCGCTCTTTTGAGGACCGCAGCACGTGCGGTCGGGGCTTCAGTGTCGGAGGCCCGTTGCGGACACTCCAAAAGACGCTGCTGTTTCTGATTTTGCGCATGATCTCAGACGAAAATCGATTCCGTTTTTCGGAGCCATGCGACAAGGGGCAAAGATAGGAGTTTCGATCGGGCCCGAACAGTACCAATCCTGGGCTCTAACTATGATGCAGCCTATGTTGCAGCCGCGTTACACAAGTTTACGCCGGGAGCGCGTTGCTTGTTGCCACAATCGAGGGCTAAGGACGCTTGGCTTCGGCCATTGAAGGGCGAGCGACGATCAAGTCGCGCCCTTTTGAGGAGATGACTGACATGAAGAAGTTTATGTTCGCTGCCGTCGGCCTGGCTCTGCTTGCCGGCTCGGCCTGTTCGAAGGCGCCTGAGTGCACGACCGAGATCGCGACCAAGAAGGCGCAGGACATGGCTGCGGCACTTCAGCAAGCAATCACCAAGGATCCGTCCAAGGCAGCTGACCTGACGGCCAAGGTGCAGGCGGTGACGGCCAAGTATCAGGGCTCCACGACGCCCGCCGACGCCTGCAAGGCCTATGACGAACTGACTGCCGCGATCAAGGGCTAACATCCGATTCGGCTGTTTTGAAGGGGCGGTGGCTGTTGGGCCGCCGCCTCTTTGCTTTTGACGGGATGGTTCTGCTCAGTTGGGCGTGATGGAGCCGACTTCGACGGCATCCACGCGCTTCAAGCTCATGCCGATCACCGGCACCAGTTGGTCCTGGACGCGCACCGCGATGGTCACGGTCATCGAATTGTCGTCGGGGATGCGGGCCTGCATGACGCCGCGCAACTGATTGCGGTTGATGGTGAAGACCACTTTGTGGGCATCGACGACGTTGCCGCCGATGATGTCGAGGCCGGCACCAGCGGAACCGCCCATGAAGCTGCCCCTGTAGCCTTCGCGGCCCTTGTGCTCGATCTTCGCCGACATTTGCTGCGTGAACACGCCGACCCTGCAGCCGCCATCCAGCGACATGCCGATCTTGCTGTCAGGCGTGGTGCCGGTAAAGCTGCAGTTGAATTTCGTGCCCTTGTACTTGCCGGCAACGATTTCGCCGGGACCAACCCATTTGCCCTCGGCGGACTGAAAGAACTGCTTGTCCGGTTCGGCGGCGAAGGCCTTTCCGGCGACGCCCGCTGTGGCGGTGAGCGCGACAGCCATGGGCAGGACGCTGGACAGAAATACGCTTTTCATCGACGACACCCGGCAACAAAGAGGCTGTTTGGAACCCTTCTGACCATGAACAAGATTGGTTAATGCTTCGTCACTTCCGGGCCGCCAAACAGCAATCCGGCAACAATCTGGAGTGGTCGAACAATGCCGCCTATTGGCCAGGCGCGTCGGTCTCGCTGTCTTTCCTTGCCGCGAAGGATGTCAGCGCGGAGAGGAAGTCGCCCAGACCCGGTCGCCTTGCCGCGCTGAAGGGCAGGGGCCTTGCCGTCTCCATCGCCGCGATGCCGATGCGTGCCGTCATCATGCCGTTGACAACGCCTTCGCCAAGCTTTGCCGAGAGGCGCGCGGCCAGGCCATGGCCGACAATCTGCTGGACGAAACTGTCGCCGATGGCGATCGAGCCGGTGACCGCCAGATGGGCCAGGACGCTGCGTGCCAGGCGGAAGAAGCCCAGCGTTCCAGGCCGGCCGCCATAGAGTTCCGACAGGCGGCGGATCAGCCTGCCGGCTTCGAACACGACATAGGCGACATCGACGAGCGCGCGTGGACTGACGGCAGTGACCAGCGATACGCGCTTGGCGGCTTCGAGAATCATGATCTTCGCACGTGCATCGAGCGGGCCGAGGATTTCGGCCTCGGCCAGCCGGACGAGATTGCCGCCATCGATGATTTCGCCGCGCAACTCCGCCAGCGCGCGCCGGCCTGCCGCCGTTTCCGGCTTGCCCGTTACAAAGGCCGAAAGCTCGTCGACCACGGCGCGTGCCGCCTTCGGATCGTCACGCGCCATGGCGTCGAGCGCCCGCTTTTGCAGCTTCTCGACTTCAGCGAGGCGAGCAATTGCCAGGAATTCACGGATCAGGATCACCACGAGCGCCAGCACAGCGATTGCGGCCATGCCGGCTGCCAGCCAACCCAGCCATTCGGCGCGTGCGAAGAGGTCGCGAATCAGCTGGTCGGTCCACAGTCCGACCGCGAGCGAAACCAGAACGCCAAAAGCGCCGAAAAAGATGCTGGCAAGCAGCGACCGTTTTCTGGGCGCAATGGCGGGCGGCGGCTGTGCTGCCACGACATCCGGCTCATCGAAGACGTCGACTTCCGACGCTATGACCATGGCGACATCAGTCTTGACCGCGCGGGGTTTTCGCAGCGTTTCGGCTTGAGTGTGGCGCGGCGGCGCATCGGCCTTTGATGTAGCTTCCGGTTCGATGCGGAATGCCGCCGGTTTGCGAGGCGCGGTCATGCCAGATGATCTCCGATCAGAAACTGCAAGGCGCGGTCCAGCCTGATATGCGGCAACGACAGCGTCACGCCTTCGGCGGTGCGTTCCAGCTTTGGCGGACGAAAGCGCACGAAGCGGATCGCCGGATCGGTGCCGTCCTGCCGGTGATCCGGTTCGGAAACATCGAAGACGGTGTCAATTTTCTCCGGCAAATCCCCGGGAAATATAGCGGTTTCGGTCT contains the following coding sequences:
- a CDS encoding YcjF family protein, with product MTAPRKPAAFRIEPEATSKADAPPRHTQAETLRKPRAVKTDVAMVIASEVDVFDEPDVVAAQPPPAIAPRKRSLLASIFFGAFGVLVSLAVGLWTDQLIRDLFARAEWLGWLAAGMAAIAVLALVVILIREFLAIARLAEVEKLQKRALDAMARDDPKAARAVVDELSAFVTGKPETAAGRRALAELRGEIIDGGNLVRLAEAEILGPLDARAKIMILEAAKRVSLVTAVSPRALVDVAYVVFEAGRLIRRLSELYGGRPGTLGFFRLARSVLAHLAVTGSIAIGDSFVQQIVGHGLAARLSAKLGEGVVNGMMTARIGIAAMETARPLPFSAARRPGLGDFLSALTSFAARKDSETDAPGQ
- a CDS encoding monovalent cation:proton antiporter-2 (CPA2) family protein; protein product: MAVEASSSDLVQVVALLAAGVVAVPIFKRMGLGSILGYLAAGVVIGPFSLGVFSESEAILHVAELGVVMFLFIIGLEMQPSRLWGLRREIFGLGALQVGVCAVLLTGVGVAGGFPIAQSFVAGAGFVLTSTAIVMQLLEERGEMASPKGQRIVSVLLLEDLAIVPLLALIAFLAPGGADTSVSERLTEVGIGLAAIVGLVLAGRYLLNPFFRILADARAREVMTAAALLVVLGSALAMQLSGLSMAMGAFLAGVLLSESTFRHQLEADIEPFRGILLGLFFLAVGMSLDLHVVVENWRLIAIYVVAYMVMKALGIYIVARVLRTGHREALERAVFMAQGGEFAFVLYSAAAAVGIIDGKANATLTAIVIISMVLTPLAIIALRYLTPRDEQSLEGVDVAEGLTGSVLIIGFGRFGQIASQPLLLRGIDVSIIDNEVEMIQAAADFGFKVYYGDGTRLDILHAAGAGRARAVLICVDKPDVAVRIAQLIKAEFPLLTVLARAFDRGTALQLIRAGVDFQLRETFESALVFGGSALESLGVDPEDVAEVIEDVRRRDTARFETQLAEGIRSGQRFLKGNIGTPIPTPLTQPRRAGQALNEETAGVLHKSEPAD